The stretch of DNA TGACACACTGTTTATCATGGAAATGTGAATGGGGAAAGTTGACAGGGGGAGGGGTCGCCAGGCTGAAACGCTGTTGCTAATCTAGCCGCTGCAGGGTTAACCTCGTTTTAAGGCTGAATGAGTAAGTACCATGCTAAAAGCCGGCTACCCTGGTACTAGTGTCTGCCATGGTCTGAagatgcaaatattttttttgttattactaCGACTAAGCAAGTTGGTGTTTGTCGGAAGACTTTACAGGGCTGTTCCATTCATGAACATTAGAAGCATCCTTAATTCTGTGCTGCTGTACAGTGGAAAAGCCGCTCTAGTAGTCTGAATTGCTCTTTGGTGCTTGGACTTTTATGGTTGTGCACATGGAGTAAAAGTTTAATCAAGAATACCTATCAAATGGCACAGACGGAGCTCATAAGTGGCAGCAAAAGCAGTTGTGCAGCACTGAGCAAATGATATTGACAGCCTAAAGGGGTTCAGTGATAAAAGCTACACAGTGCACAGGATTGTTACATCTCTGCTCAAAGTGTTTTACCTTTGCCAATCACCAGTCCGCATTTGTCGGCCGGCACAGTGTAAGTGATCTCTTGCATGCTTCCTGGCGTACTGAGGTTCCAATCACCGCGACTCCGTCCCCTTCCCCGTGCCAAGGCGAGAGCTCCAAATCCGTCACGTTCCTGCAGCACGGGAACAGAAAAAGATGATTCTTGATCTGACATGCCAGTTGTGTAGATAATATAAAGGAGCACTCTTTGAAGTCAGTAAAAGAAATTAAAGTTAGCAACCCCATCTAATGGATGAGgtgctggggaaaaaaaaaaacaaaaaactgttgcAGAGTTCCAAGCTGGGAAAGGTGTGATGCACTAAAGAAAAAATAGGCTCATTGTACATTAAAGaggtttttcacattttatttttttttttaagtttttcagctatttagcagctctccagtttggaatgtcaaagctctggttgctagggtctggtttaccttagcaaccaggaagtggtgtgaatatgagactggaatatgaatagaaggactatataaaaagataaggaatgaaaagtaataaaaataaaactctagcctcaaatggaaaaggtttttttttttttttagctagtggggtcagtgagcccaatgtaaaagctgaaaagatgtagataacaggcaaataattcaaaaactataaaaaaataaataaataatagacaaATGgctaagttgctaggaataggtcattctataaccaCCTCTTTAAGCATCAGTGGGATGGATACCCATGCCTGCTCGCTAAGTCTCACCTGTGCTGTCAGAATAAGTTCATTGATGATATGAGCAGCATGCTGACACCGGTCAGGGAGGCCCATTACCTGCGCCGCTCGTTCAGGGCTGATGCCATCATCTGGAAGAGCAAAAACAGAGGATGTCATGTTTAAGTATAAGAGCAAAGACTGTACTAGGGGCCTGCCAAAATTAACAATAGGAGAAAATACATTAAGGCAATTTATAAGTCCACATGAAGCAACATCTGACTCTCAAAATGAGCTGGCCACATGCCTAGATTTTACGCacaaaggccaaaaaaaaaaaatcctacggAACTTTGCAGTCAGCCAAACAATATCTGGCTGAACCCATTATCTGATGGGATTTTTGCATCATTCCAAGGAGATATTTAAAATCTGTCCAGTCAAATATTGTTTGGAAATGCCATCATTTTAGGCCCATAAACGTCAATAAGGCATCAATAAGTTACCAATTTGGTAGTCAACATTGCCCTGTGTGGAGCCAAGTTGGTTTTGCACACCTTAAAGCTATACACTATTGCCTCTAGAAAGCATATGATTTCAGACTGCATCTGTCCTACAGTGAGAAATGTTCTAGGAATGAAGAGGTCCTACAATACAGTGGGGAATGCCCCAGGCTAGGTATGTGCTGTAAGCAATGTTTAGGCTTTAGGCACTTCTTGTTGTTTGGGGGGTGTATAAGACGCAGCTGTGGTGGGAAGCTTTCTGTACAGTACAGCAAGGAATGTTCTAGGACTGGTAGGGAACTGGCTGCAGAGGCCATGGTAAAATGAACAGGCCTTGCTTTAGCAAACAGCAGCTGTCTAGTTGAAATGGAATAGATTTGTTTGGCACGGAAAACTGCAGATAAGCAAAGGCCACAAACCTGGCTTGAACTGAATCCTCACTCCAGCATCATTCTGGATCTTTTTTATCATCTCGCCATTTCTTCCTATTATGATTCCCACAGCAAACCTGGGCACAGACACCTGTTGGAAAACACAGACTGTGcttaaaagggaaactatcaGTCTTTCTGAAATCAGACATGATCATAGACCTCTCCTTGCAAACTAACGAGAGGCCTGCGGTTTGGGTAAGTTGTCCTGTTACAACATTGTATTTCAAACATCAAAGTTCTGCAGGCAGCCTTTTATCACTGGTGTCAATGTTCTATTCCTGTCTGTGGAAGAGAAAGGTAAAGCAAGTAGCACAGCAACGTACCTCTACACTACCCCCACCAATCCTTGAGCTGAAATCACTGCGGATGCCCCTGAAGTCAGCCTGGTCTTTTTCTCTGATGATCTCCAGGACCAGGTCTCTCGCTTGCTGCATGGTAAAACagtgaacattaaaaaaaaaaatgtagagtaACATAATATTCTAGCTTGGGCTGGAGAATTGAAGAAGCCATGTGTTCTCTACCTTGCTCTTGCCACTGTGGTAGACAATTAAGACATTAAGGCTCGAGTGTCAGTGAGATCCTGCACTGGCAGAGAAACCTTTGTGATGCTGTCCTTGCCAGCTGCCATTTAATTTAGAGGCAACCCACCTGTTCTACCCCATTTAAACTGGATTTTGGGCTACAAACACACACAAGGATTTTGAGGCCAAACTATGCCCTGTGTGTGTACAGGGCAGATAGCCATTAAAGTGGATGGCAAGCAGCAAGAACAGAGGATCGGCTCAGTGTAAAATTGCTATTGCAAAGCCACCTCATATCCAGGGATTCTACCAGCTTAACTGTCCAATCACCTTGCAGATGTTTTTAACTGCTTCACTCAGACAGGTCTATAAATGTGCTGAGTCCCAGTGAAAGCAAGTCTATTGACTAAGCTAAAGCACCTGTTCTGAGCATTAGGGGTTTGTGGCACCAAACATGATTTAGTTCCCCGCTGGCAACTTTATCCTGCTAGGAGACAAACACGGGAGCGATGCTAAACACTTGGCTATGTTTGCTTTACTTTcttttgtatgtattattttCTGTGGGTCCAAGATTGCACATCAGACTGCATTTTCCCCTAGGGCAGCCCTGTCCAAATGGTTggcatttcattgtgtgcacaTAAATAGGGCGTAATTTGATCAACTTGGGCCccacaacaaaaatataattccAGTCCCTGCACCTGTAGTGTGGGTACCTACCAAGAACCCCTACAGCTGTGGCACCtacccccctactgttacacacacTCCGGTTATTCATGGAAAGCTTGAGCCCACATACCTGCACTTTGAAAGGGTCACCAGTTATCCTCAGAGGCTTGTCTGCTCCAGTTGGTAAAGGACCATCTTGGATCATGATCATTTTAACCCCAGTCCTCTCCTGTAAACAATAACATTGGTATAAAGCAGAGGTTTGAAAGAGCCaagggtgcctatatagaaatatGTTTATAGCCCTCTGCCAGATCCTTGCGGCAAAATTCACTGGCAGGGGAGGTGCTACTGcaataaaaagctgtaaaagcCAAACCAACCCCACTCAGTCAAAAAATTAGAGAGCTACCAGATCATTTTGCTGAATCCTCCCTAAAAAATTAGGCAACATAAACAAACTGAAACCAAAAGCTAAAGCCCATATACATAAAGTAATTTTACCCCCTCCATTCTTGGTTCATGGGGTGTTTTTATATGAGTCAAACATGCACATGGATTAGGGCACCTAGATGGGGTTTGGGACCAGCTACCATGGTGTCAAAAAGAATGCTATCTAATctataaatgttatatttgttttcctcctacactccaaaaacatacagccaGATTAACTGGTTTCTAATACAACTGCCCCTaatgtgtgtgactgtgataggggccttagattgtaagctccactggggcagggactgatgggaatgtgatagggaccttagattgtaagctcactggggcagggactgatgggaatgtgatagggaccatagattgtaagctccactggggcagggactgatgggaatttgatagggaccttagattgtaagctcactggggcaggggctgatgggaatgtgatagggaccttagattgtaagctcactggggcaggggctgatgggaatgtgatagggaccttagattgtaagctccactggggcagggactgatgggaatgtgatagggaccttagattgtaagctcactggggcaggggctgatgggaatgatgtatcatTTCTGCACTGCTATATAGAATGATaaataaggctttttttttttacagaaagatCACAGACTGATAAATAAGTTAGAGCAGAGGTCAAACCAGAGTACATTTAAAAATGAAGGTTGCATATCAGCTATTTGCCTTATCTGCCCTGCCGAAGCCACATCCTGAGCAAACTTTGAACTCATTTACTACCTTACACTTTctactgcaggaaaaaaaagagccaaaaaaaaaaaagtaaaaattaaattaaaaagtacttaaaataagaaagaaaaaaaaaaaacagtggagTTGAAAGAATTAAGTGCTAATTATAAGCAGCTCAAACTCCTCTGGAAATTAACTTCCTACAAAGCCTGCAGCACACTGAGCGTAATTACACGCTACTACCTGCTGCAGAGCAAAAACTATTAGCCAAATGAAGTGGATGGGGCGGAAAAGGGGGAGAGATGATGGGCCAGACTTAGATATAGCAGCCCTTGGGTTTAACTCCTTCGGAGAGAAGGCGAGAGAACAACGTACCTGCAGCTGTTTAATGGTTTCTCCGCCTTTGCCAATGACCAGGCCCACTTTTGAAGCAGGGATGAGGATCTCCTGGACTGTGCTGTTGCCGTCCATGTCATTGTGGAACCCTGGCCCATTCCGACAACGGTCCACAATCTGGCCCAGGAGCCGTTTCGCCTGTCTGTAAAGTTACACAGAGCAAAGAGCAATTACTAACTATAGCATAGTATACAGAGAGTTGGCTTCTGTGTGCACAGAACATTGTTTCTCTGTACGTCTGTTTATAAATATAGATGTTGCCTAAGAGCAATagtgaaacaatatggcagccgcAAATATCTTCTGGGAACACAAACTATACCTtcttactgtactgtctaagggaaacactatggcacctccctcccatatgtataaatacaaatatacagagaaggaatgttctgggcacacaataagctgtacccccatactgtactgtctaagggaaacattatggcacctccctcccatatgtataaatacaaatatacagagaaggaatgttctgggcacacaataactgtacccccatactgtactgtctaagggaaacactatggcacctccctcccatatgtataaatacaaatatacagagaaggaatgttctgggcacacaataagctgtacccccatactgtactgtctaagggaaacactatggcacctccctcccatatgtataaatacaaatatacagagaaggaatgttctgggcacacaataagctgtaccctcatactgtactgtctatgggaagcTCCCACCACATACATATAGACAATATTCGGCACACATGCCCTTATGCTGTCCTACCTATAAAGAGAACACTTACATTTGGACGATTTTTAAGTCTATTAGTTTAAAAGCAAAAAGCAAGAACTTTGCCCTGACTGCTTCTATACAAAGCAGATCTCTAAGCTTAAGATCTGCTCTCCTACCACTAAACGGCCCTGCAGATTGCTCTGAGCAGCCAGCAGAAAGCCGGGCTAATGGATATATATAGCAAACAAAACAGAAACCCTAAGGCTTTAATGTAATATGCAGTTGCCAATAACATTTTTTCCATCTCAGTGCTCACAGCAGCTTTGCTCTAGCAAGGGGGGCTCTGGAACGCCCTTACTGCTAGGGGGACTAGCTAGAGCGCAGCAAACCCTGTCATCTTCAGGTAGACTGGGAACCAGGAGGTTGGCTGGCCAATACCAGCTCCCAGCAGAAAGCGTGTGACAGGGGTGGGTGGTAAAACTGCTTCCCTCTCTGCCTGCTGTGATGCCTTCAGGGACTTTTGTTTTCGTTCGCCGAGCGAAAATGCGCGGCAATTGTAATGGAGCGTGTGGATTTTGGGAAAGAGGAGGGGAAGAAATCCTGGAGACAGGAATGGGGGGCTGATTTGAGTAGAAATATACTTAGCAACAGTGATATTCAGCTGCAACTTGCAGGTATGGCAACAACACACGTAGGCTGAACTGATTTGGGTGGGTACAGCCATGATCTGCAAATGTATTTACTGGAAAATCAGTGGTGACAAAGTGCCCCTCTCCGGCTGTCACAGATcttaattttattaaaagaaaaaggctCTGGCTGACGCACACAAAACAATCAGACAGGGCCCAATCCATACAACATTAAAAGCGGATGTGGGGAATGTTTTCTATGCGTGCAGAACTTACTCTATGCTTTCCGGTGTCCCAGTCAGGACACAAGGTCTCTCTGGCATGCCTCCGCTGTCTGGATAGAGAGAGAAACAGCAACATTAAGGTGTCATTCATGGAAAAACGTTGCATTATTTAAATTAATACCATGTGAAGTTTGGAAGGGGGTGGTCaaaaagcccttatttggcattgccgcgacaaaaaaaataatctgccaatgacaGAATATGGCAGAACACAATGGAATTCAAGTTAGTTGTTTGCAATAGGTGATTACGGGCAACAAGGATCCAAAATAATCTGGCCCTACAATTTAgtacatatatgtcaaacacaaagcctgggggccaaatccggcccacctagctgttttatgtggcccttagTGACTTAGTGTGTCTgaccaatttccattttcctcacatagtaactaagactaaggggtatatttatcatgctgtgtaaaaagtggagtgaagcattaccagtaatgttgcccaaggcatccaatcagtaagcagatttcaacagtagcaaagcatctattggctgctataagcaacatcaccggtaatgtcttactccactttttacacattgtgataaatataccccttagtatcttactaagtatattaataaaagatttggcccgcgacttggcctgtgttttagatttcggcccccttatgtgattgacaCCCCTGATTTAGTAGATATGCTTCACAATACTGAAAGTTGCCCGTTAGTCTATGCCCATTGGTTCCAATTTTATGGAGAATAGTCAGACACCCGTATGGTAACG from Xenopus tropicalis strain Nigerian chromosome 8, UCB_Xtro_10.0, whole genome shotgun sequence encodes:
- the fubp3 gene encoding far upstream element-binding protein 3 isoform X1; this translates as MAELVQGQSAAPVGIKAEGFADALHRVRQIAAKIDGIPHLNNSGPLVDTSLYGYGVQKRPLDDPVGNQLGALVHQRAVMTEEYKVPDKMVGFIIGRGGEQISRIQTESGCKIQIAPDSGGMPERPCVLTGTPESIEQAKRLLGQIVDRCRNGPGFHNDMDGNSTVQEILIPASKVGLVIGKGGETIKQLQERTGVKMIMIQDGPLPTGADKPLRITGDPFKVQQARDLVLEIIREKDQADFRGIRSDFSSRIGGGSVEVSVPRFAVGIIIGRNGEMIKKIQNDAGVRIQFKPDDGISPERAAQVMGLPDRCQHAAHIINELILTAQERDGFGALALARGRGRSRGDWNLSTPGSMQEITYTVPADKCGLVIGKGGENIKNINQQSGAHVELQRNPPPNTDPGVRIFTIRGVPQQIELARHLIDEKVGGPTIGGPSSFGQSAFSQAHATPHQNGPQAFVTQGWGSTYQAWQQTAQQLQGQQSQQQNAQPDYSKAWEEYYKKQRAVEQLSS